The following is a genomic window from Ghiorsea bivora.
TTTCAGGACCACCTGGGTATGGCAAACCAAGCACACGCGCAGCCTTATCAAAACATTCACCTGCGGCATCATCGATTGTTTGTCCAATCACCTTGTATTGCCCCAAGCCATCCACACGAATCAATAATGTATGCCCACCAGAAACCAACAGCGACATAAAAGGAAAGGCAGGCAAACCCTCATCACTCAGCCCTGGGGCAAACAAATGGCCTTCCATATGATGCACTGGCAATACGGGTATATTATTCACCAGTCCAACGCTTCGTGCAAAAGTCACACCCACCAGTAAAGCACCCATCAAACCAGGTCCCGCAGTAACCGCAATACCATCAATAGATGACCAATCACACCCTGCATCAGCCAATACTTGCTGTGTTAGTGCTGGTAATACTTTTAAATGCTCTCGTGATGCCACTTCAGGTACAACACCACCAAACTTAGCATGTGTTTCGATTTGTGATGCCACAGCTTCCGCAATAATACCTTTATCATGCGCATAAATAGCTACAGCTGTTTCATCACACGAAGACTCTATGCCTAAAACACGCATCTTAGCTCCTTATCCAAATCAATTTGCCAAAACTAACGCATAAAAAAAGGTTTATACACATTAAGCGTATAAACCTTTAAGAATATGGCTCCCCGAGCAGGACTCGAACCTGCGACATATGGATTAACAGTCCACCGTTCTACCAACTGAACTATCGGGGATTAGCGCGGCGAAACATAGGAATGAGACACCCTATTGTCAACCTATAAATTACTATTATTTTCTTTGCTGAAAACAAAAAAAGCCCACTGGAGTCAATGAAGACTCTACAGTGGGCTTGGATAAAATTCCTGGCATCGACCTACTCTCCCGTAGCGAACGCTACAGTACCATCGGCGCTAAGGCACTTCGCTTCTGAGTTCGGGATGGGATCAGGCGTTACTTCCTCGCTATGGACACCAGGAAACTGGTGAACTGTTCGTTAGAACAGCATATTTGAATTTTGTTTTAAATGTAGTTGTAATGATTTGTACTGATACCTTAAAGTTGCATGGTCAAGCCACACGGGCAATTAGTACTGGTCAGCTCCAGGTATTACTACCCTTCCACACCCAGCCTATCAACGTGGTAGTCTTCCACGACCCTTTAGAGAGCTTAAAGCTCTGGGAGAATTAATCTTGGGACTGGCTTCCCGCTTAGATGCCTTCAGCGGTTATCCATTCCAAACGTAGCTACCCTGCAATGCTCTTGGCAGAACAACAGAA
Proteins encoded in this region:
- the tsaD gene encoding tRNA (adenosine(37)-N6)-threonylcarbamoyltransferase complex transferase subunit TsaD, which produces MRVLGIESSCDETAVAIYAHDKGIIAEAVASQIETHAKFGGVVPEVASREHLKVLPALTQQVLADAGCDWSSIDGIAVTAGPGLMGALLVGVTFARSVGLVNNIPVLPVHHMEGHLFAPGLSDEGLPAFPFMSLLVSGGHTLLIRVDGLGQYKVIGQTIDDAAGECFDKAARVLGLPYPGGPEIAKLAKRGDASVFKLPRPMLNKANFNFSFSGLKTAVMYAAKGCTNFDAQAKADLAAATELAIADVLVKKAMRACKAEDITTLVIAGGVAANQTLRMTLDKASKAQDINVFVPDLAYCTDNAAMIAYAGALRFQQNDKITNDWDANPRWKLTDLT